The sequence cgttcacatataagtagatgatctacttttttcgtgcttaactcccaatccgtaattaaaaagcgatatttcccaaacaaaatttgtctcccaaaatctgcgattataaaataatccagataataaccatactttttcaCTTACAACTCTATGTTTTCTGTGTactagatcattatttttacgagtgtaaagaaaaacgtaaaagtaaaaactaaataaaatggatgagagcaaagaaaacagggttttgttaggtattattagtatgcattcatataacagaaagaAAGCGTGTATCCTCTTATTACttgttataaaatgtaatatcaaatttcgaatgcgtattgctgccataattgttTGAatcctcagtaaacgtcgtttacggtttatctccaactgtttattattagcagccaattgcacaattaaattagctattcctttcttgtcttttcttcatgtcgttagtaataattaaacaaaccaaaaccaccgaaatattccaccaaaataatttgcatgaagaaaaacctttctcaacagtattgacagctgattgttaattttgcaggtaatctgccatatgtgaacgggtagattaattttgtgcattTATTGGTTATTAATGCATATTTGAAATCTCAGCAAAACAATGCTATTTGCCTCTACATGCATatgttttccaaaacaaaacacAGTCAAAGACGCAGTCGCAGTGGCCATACTTCTTTTAGTCGCGGCGGACTTGATTCGCCTGAGCAAACTAAatctaagattaaaaaaatcactaacgactaattttgtaatttttttttttgaaaatagacAATATTGGAATATATGCGTCAAGTACACGCAGAAGCATACATTAAGATGCAGAAAATAGCAACCTGTAACTTAGAACAaagcattcccatggcagccggtaaaatagccctgtctagtgaaccgtatatcaccccaccccttacgccACAGGAGCAAATCCTCGCAGCAATcctgctccaaatgcttctcctcCGGCTAgaatcgaatccaaccctgggccagaagtattctattgctgcgtctgccacaaacggcttcacccgaactccccctcggttaggtgtaacaagtgcagcgggtggagccaccttaagacctgttcaggccttaagtcacacagcgagtggtccacacggtatgtggccacgtgttgctcccgccagcaggcgtctgatgccccCACGGCTACTactccccctgataggccggcactaccaaccgccaccacaacccgcacctccacggtgaggagcctatcggagcaacaaccacagtggattacgcagcaggtccaacgtagacaaccccacgcgtccctcacccccgaGTTACACATACCttaccgagaagcttcaagcttctacaATTTAATTGCAACTGActcacgagtaaggtcgacgagatagttgactttatgagccggcacagtattaaaatggctgcggtccaagaaaccaagctgcacgctaggtcatctctgatcaccagggatggctataacgtgcacagacacgatcgcgagcgagacaatggttttggcctagcgtttatagtccaccacacagtgcagtatcgtatcatcgatgaaggaatcgaccgcagggacagcaccttagaatgtcaaggcatagctgtccggacaggcgattccgagctctaAATATTTAAcgtatataccccctgtcacctgctgcccggcaggatatcaccctgatataggagcgctcatcagaggtgaaaaccgattggttgtaggtgacttcaacgcgcatcacgatctttggcattcaagcctgccaaatgatcgtaggggacagcaactggTAGAgaagatagacgattcgacattcagcactgtgaacgattACGCctccaccagggtagtgggcaattgcagcagctcgcctgtcctaacaatagctagcgcgggtccgataaatagcataacgtggcgacctatgctatcgcttgcatcagaccacttgcccattatcgtctcgattgagagacctgccgactttgtttccgcgaatcaccggtccaaatttaactttaaaaaagctaattgggccggcttcacggaattcaccgaggacaccttcgccgctcttcccatccatACTGATAtgcgcgtaggcgaacgcgcattccgcaaggtgctcatagctgctgcggctcgcttcattccagctGGAAGTTTTAAGGACtttcgtcctcatttcccagccgaagcagccagcttagcaaacgagcgtgaccacctacgtcAGGCCGATctcggggatccccgcataagggatctcaatttggagatccggcaactggtaaatcagcataagcggactaaatgggttaagcacctgaagacctgtaacttcacctctggggtgagtaagctctggtctaccgttaggtccctgtcgaacccgacgaagcacaatgacaaggtggctatcaccttcaacggttgcacttcgtcggacccgaagagatgcgcgagctattttagccggctttttaTACTACATCCTCCagtcgacagaaccaaacgtcgtgctaccagaaggttgcacaaactgacgaacgacggtgcgccacttactttctccggtgatgaggttcagggggccatcaacaaatcgAAAACATCAAAAgtcattggccctgacggattaaacgcgctgatgtTGAAGCATCTGGGGCCTctgggagtaggattcctcacaagggtcttcaatctgtccctggccactctcatcatccctgacaagtgaaaagcagggagagtggtcccactactgaaacctgggaaacccgccaaccaaggggaatcttatcggccgataactctcctttccccagtagtgaagacacttgaagccctcctactcccactcttcacgaaacacctggccccagccctacatcagcacggattccgacgagtgcatagcaccaccactgcgctcaccgccataaacgcccagataaaccgcgggattaaccaaaaccgcccctgcgagaggactgtcctagtagcgttggacctgaagaaggaTTTCGATACAGTAGCAGGTTAAattcctacatatccagaatcgaccccgacattccaaacacatgtccggcatgtgaaggtaccccgcacgacactaaccacctcttcacatgccccctaaaaccgactcatctaacacccctctccccctggacccaacctgttgaaaccgcatgtttcctgggcctacccctagatgagttagacgaaaatgaccggtgatatgccctacactgacagggctaccattactgttaaaacaacaacaacaacaaagctctGTCCTGGACATTTCGATACCAAAGAAAATTTCGAgacaattatttttgttcactGATAGTAGGCAGGTATGTGGCtctaaaattgataaaatttttttgacgcttcataattcatacTTTTCGGCACAATGCTTTgtctatgaatgtgcgctgaatTACTAGAGCATTTTCAGCgattcataataattttttatgtcaaGTCCACGCAAccgcatatgtacatagtatACAACTTCGCATatctgtatgtacgtatgtatgccatCTTGGTTATAAGATCGTGTGCATTTATAAAGATGCATTTATGCATGCGCGTTGGCTTTCTGCGCGCTTATGTGAAGCATTCCTCTATGAGGATATTAATTTGATTgaaggaatttaaaaatattgtaacgaAAGTCCAGGTGGTATATTTTTCGATGATTTGCTCTTTAAAATAACGATACTAATAGCCACTACCGAATTTAGAAGACGTGGTTTTCCATgatacttttcaattttattcaataactaaggaaatatgaaataatttaaaaagaaatttataatggaatgaaaaataaattagaaaaaaccgagttgttactgttttttttttgtagcagcaaaaacatttcccatacatgtacggggagtgccgctggaatgacagtccttgtaaatatatagtaaatacgggtcgtttcggtaacgtagaaccgactgtcggagGAACGAGTTCTACtcaactgctgctaaatttcaGCAATTCAGTCTCTTGctattaaatattgtataaaatgtttatgtaGTGCATCAGAGTGCAAAACAGGTACCCCTCATAATTCCATGCATTTTTCCCATTGAAACTTCTCTATGAACGTCGTCTGCAACGAAGATTATATTGTGGACCCTAAAtcactttgatttttttgtactaTTCCAGTGAAGATTCTTTTGTTTGCACAATTTTCTGCCCATTCTTTTGGATGCTGTCGTTTGCGATGAGTGTACATGCTCGATTTAGAATTGAACGTTTGAGGGCAAAATGTACAAGTACACAAAACTTCTCCCGTATGTGTTGCCATATGTTCCTATAGAATTGTTAAATGTTAATTATTAAATACATCAACCaaatatgttaatattaattactTGTAAGCTTTTTGTCGATTTGAGTGCTTTGCCGCAAATATCACATATCTTCGCATATAAATTTAGATGAACTAGCGCTAAGTGTTGTTTCATGCTATATTTATTACAGAATCtgcaagtaaaattttataaaatttcgcaaaagttgacaagacaaattttttacaattctttcACTTACGCTTTATCACATTGTTcgcaattaacatttttttgttcgtCGGGAGCATGGATTAGACAATGTCGAGTGAGAACTTTTCGGCTGAAAAAGCCTTTACAACAAATAATGCAATAATAAGTACGTTCTCTAGAACCATGGAAATACTGCAAATGCATTTTCAGACCATTTCGATCACATAATACCTTCTCGCAGTGTTGACATTTGAAGTATTCTGGGTTGATGTGAACATGAATATGATCAACGAGCACACCTCGGTTAAGTAATTTCTTGCCACAACATTTTACATATCCGTTGGTTTGATGGTTTCCCCGAAAATGACTTTTTAGTTCCTTGAAATCTGTTAGAGAACTTTGacaaagaaaacaatttaatttaaaattttgtgcaatAAATTCATCATGTCGCCTTTCATTCTGTTGCTTTGCTTCTCTCTTTTGCTggctttgcttttgttttgacCTTCCTTTAGTTCGCAATATTTTATGCGGTGCACGGTCCAATATCTCTTCCTCTTCTAGCTTCACAACACTCTCTGACACTGAGCTACTTGATTCACTCTCATCTTCTGATATTTGCGGGGAATAATTTACATCCAGTGTATCATCTTGTACAACTTCACTCTTAATAGCAAAACTTTCTACATCTACATTATGCACTTGTTCATTCTTATCTCCGTTTCCTTGTAAGGAAATTAGTTCCTTCTCCATATTTTCCTCAACATTTTCGAGACCGCGTGAGTGTTTATTTTTACGTTTTGAAGAAGAAGTTAACTCGTCTAATGTGTCCGTCTctactttaatttcttttacttcTATCTCCATCTCTTGCAAAGATTTAAGTTTGTCGCTCGCTGCTAAGTGCGCCTTCTGTACACGAACATAAAATTCATCAAAAGATTGTACCAATTCCCAGCATTGGTTACACACGACTTTGGTTGTTAAAAAAGGTATCATACTGAGCTataagataaaatatttttgaaagagtACAACTTCTGCTGCAAGAAATTTTACCTCTTCTCTAAAATGTTGTTTAATCGCCTCATAAATCTTTACTGATTGCGGATCTTCAGAATCAATGTTTATTCGACCATCAGTTACGCTGGTTCTTTCCAAGCACAGTAAACACGATTGCTCGTAAAACATTCCGTACAGTGAATAAAAACcaatttataaattgttttgatttttccaACAAGACGCGAATAATGCACAAGTTAAATCTGCAAAATTATCAATGACGTTTTCAATAGTATCgggtacaaaaatatttcaatctaTCGATTAATTTGcgttatcgatttttttgtttgtttaaacttacatgttattttatgtaactcgATTCAGAATATTCTACCCTCAAATACTAAGTATCCGGCGATTAACATGGAATCACTTTCTTATACTTTAATGGCATATATTAAAGTATGTCAGTTTTGTTTCAAGGCGTATTTAAATAAGTGACAGTTTGTAAAGCGAATTCTACAAAACATTGCACATTTTCAAATGCTTAATTTAAATGAGTAAATGTTAACGAGGATTTACTTTATCATtaagtgtttaaaaaataaataaattctgtagAAGATCTATCTCAGCGCCAATGAAGAGATGATTGTTTAAATGAAGGTAAGCAACTTGTATGGTTGCCAAAATGTTGAAAAGTtgccacaatttttttaacaggtTCCTTCCCGTATTGCCCGgaataaaaatgtattcctAAGATAAACGTTTGGCAAAATATAGAAAGCTGATAAAGTGGCGTTTCTAGGTCGGATAAAAATTCGAGTCGTTCGGTAACGTAAAATCGACTGTAATGTTAAAATTCtcaattttttgtcttttggtTTTGTTACAAAGTTTGCATATACGTTTGTTTTCTGtggtgtatgtatttaaaatgtGGGCTGTGCTTTCCATTTCTACCatgcttataatgtctaagtgcgtggaccgaatttaaaaattataacacgcaaatgtaatcactatatcagccttttgttttatataaatttttttttataaattaaaattaagaattaatagcaatatttaacgttaaaaatgcatcttttttgcataagcttgaaaaagtgccctattacagacgcttatttcacttaaatacaaacacagaaaagtaacaaaataaataaataaataaacgttctttattacattaagattcgatttaaagctatttttactaaataatagtccaaattctattaaaattctattattacaaatgttcttctaaccgtttgtaataccatgcagaataaatttgaggagcgaactgtcaaacgaacgatgagagagagaagaacaaagcgaaataagaaaaacccagtCAGCCAAAAGAGAACAAtgctttcattattatttttattatttataggggcgcttttttgatttcacatatacatatatattacaaaaacaaatagttttacaaatactgaaaatttggaataaaaatcgcgcgatttttagtcaaaattttcgcctgcggcgcttttttgattttaaatatacatatatattactaaaacaaatagttttacaaatactgaaaatttggaataaaaatcgcgcgatttttagtccaaattttcgcctgcggcgcttttttgattttaaatatacatacatattac is a genomic window of Anastrepha ludens isolate Willacy chromosome 6, idAnaLude1.1, whole genome shotgun sequence containing:
- the LOC128865862 gene encoding transcription factor grauzone-like is translated as MFYEQSCLLCLERTSVTDGRINIDSEDPQSVKIYEAIKQHFREELSMIPFLTTKVVCNQCWELVQSFDEFYVRVQKAHLAASDKLKSLQEMEIEVKEIKVETDTLDELTSSSKRKNKHSRGLENVEENMEKELISLQGNGDKNEQVHNVDVESFAIKSEVVQDDTLDVNYSPQISEDESESSSSVSESVVKLEEEEILDRAPHKILRTKGRSKQKQSQQKREAKQQNERRHDEFIAQNFKLNCFLCQSSLTDFKELKSHFRGNHQTNGYVKCCGKKLLNRGVLVDHIHVHINPEYFKCQHCEKVLCDRNGLKMHLQYFHGSRERTYYCIICCKGFFSRKVLTRHCLIHAPDEQKNVNCEQCDKAFCNKYSMKQHLALVHLNLYAKICDICGKALKSTKSLQEHMATHTGEVLCTCTFCPQTFNSKSSMYTHRKRQHPKEWAENCANKRIFTGIVQKNQSDLGSTI